GTTTAGCCTGGTTATTTGGAAAAGGCTCTTTCCCCAGAGGGTTgctgggcactgaacaggctccccaaggaagtggtcacggcaccagcctgacagagctgaaggagtgtttggacaacactgtcaagcacatggtgggattgctggagctgtcctgtgcagggtcagaAGTTGGACTCCATGACCCTTATGGGTCACTTCCAACTtgggatattctgtgattctttctTTGCTAAAGGCCAGTGTTACAGAAAGCTTAGGAAGCTTGTGAGCTTGCAGTGCCAGTTCTGACCCTGTTGTAGTCCCTCTTCTTCCTGGGATACTCAGTAAAATACACCAGCAGATTGTCATAGGGTGGGTGTGCTGTGTTGGTATTTTTGTTATGTATTTCATAGGtacttcagcagcagcattgtCAGTGGCAAGACTCACAGGCACTAATAAGTCCAGACAAAAGGTTTCTAAAGCATCAAGCAGCAACAGTCAGGTTCTTATGTGCTTAAGAAGGCACTGTGTTGGGATCAGTTTGGCCACTGATCCTTACAGTGAAGCTTCTAATAGATACCTATGATTTTTTGAGTGTAACTGAAAAACTCAAGATCTTTAGCACATTCTCATCAGCCTTGCTATAAATGTGTCCTTGCTGTAGTTTGTGAGGTTTAATTCACTAGTGATGGAAGTGCAGCTGCCTTCAAGCAGGGACCAGATGAATGTGAATTATGAGAGCAGATGGAAACGCTGGGCAGGTGAGCACAGTTGATGGTGGGTAAGCCAAGGTTTTGCATTGTAATGATACAGAGCTGTGTTGCAGTGACACTGGAGACTAAATTACATAATGTTAACCAAGTTATACCTTGGAGAAGTCAGTTAGTTAGAAGGCAAGCCCAAGTGTCACAGGCATTATTAATTTCTTACATTAAAACCAGAGCAAAAAATCAGCAACTACCTGCACAACATTTGTGCAGATGGGGGGGAAAAATATATGACAGTTTGTGTAATTACCATGTCATGGACTAAGGTTTCTGACTAAGGGGTCAAAACGTTAGAAAAGGGTCTGGGGAGGTGGCATTCCTCAACTTCAAGTGCTGCCACTCTACAGCCTAGATGAATCTTTTAAGGGTATATAAAAAAGAGTGGTAAATATATTAAACTACTATTTTTGTAGGGGTTATTATAACTCGGAATAACTATAGTTATAAAGCAGCTGACAAAATTACAACACTAGGTATGTTGTTGCTAGTACCAAAAACTGAGATTAAGCTGGACTGTTGTGGTTTCTAAGAGAGATGTTCATTTAACAAGAGGACTATCCCAGATTGGTCTCTTGGTCTCAAAATGCCTTCTTCAATCCTGATCTGGGCAGGTAGCCCTATCTATATTGTTAAAGAACCTTTATTATATCCAGTGAAAATTAGATGGCAAAAATTAGAAACTAACATTTTAAACTTAGGTCAAAACAATTCTAAACCAGATAACTAGTAACAAAATAACTTGTTTGAAGTGAAACAGTAGGACCTCAGTTATAAACAAAGCATAAAGTTTGTATACATATTAGTTTTGGAAGAGCTTGAATATATAAATTTCGTGTATTAACCTCAAAACTTAAATATAAAGTAATTATTATATCTTTACCAAACTATCATGAGTCTTAGAAAGTCTTCTACTGTTCTAAACCAGAGTTTAAAGATCAGTAATTGAAGTAGAAGCTAGGAACCTTATAAAGGCATTTTCTTTCTAAGCTTTTCTTGCTCTCAATCACATCTACACAATTTTTAGTCTGAACACCCTAAAGTGCACATTTTCTTGCAATAAAAGGTAGCATTGTTTGTATTGTTTTGAATACAAAGTAGGCTTTAATGTTTGTAATGCTTTTTCAACACTGTGACACTGTCAGATTCAACACAATGTCTGATTACGAAACTACAATTTGAATTGAACTTGCATACTgtgttttacaaataaatttatCACTGTTTTGCTTACTGTACCTGAATTAGCACCATTACCAAGTGTACatgtagaaaattaattttctgtttctcaaatACTGGAACGAGGATGGAGCTTTTAAGCTCCACTTCACAATGAAGGCTTGTGGTTTCCTGGCAGGAGTTCATTCAGGTGATTCACATACTCTGACAGTTCATTCTTCAGTAATGTCCTTGGACAATCCTCTAGAAACACTTGTGGTGATGACCCCATTTAAGGGAGATGCAAACTGTTAAGTGAAGAATGGCCACTGCAGTTCTGAAAGGCACAGAATATAAAGCTTACAAGGCTTAGTCATCAAAAGTGGTCAGGGACTTTACTGCTTCTTAAATaggacagaaaaatggaaaggcaAGAAAGAAGTAAGCAAAAGAAGACAGTGTTGGCACAGTAACAAACTGGTAACAGAGAAGAGATGAATACATCATCTCTTAGGCTAGCCCTACCATCAGGAGCAATATGTGGAGGGAGGATGAAAATCTAACTCATTTTAAGAGAGCAATAACTTTATGAAAAAGATCACATATGATTGCCAGCAGTAGGAGGCaatttattctctttctgtgtAGCAGTCTCCATAAAAGGGACTTAAATGTGaagttctgctgctgtctgggtAATGACAGTCCTACTCAGCTTCCTTTGTTTTATGTCCCTTTTCAGAGCAGTCAGCTCTTCTGGCTAAGGAGATAAGAATCCACAATAAAATACCTAACAATTTAGGCAAAAATTTGAAGGCAAGCTCTCACAGCATCCTAAATATTGGGCTAGAAAACAGCAGTGTCTTCTTGCAGAATGACTTGACATCTACCCCTTGGAGTCACCAGATGTTTGGCATGTGTCTGGTTCAGTGGGCACACTCCTTTTTGTTAAGACTCCACAAGCAACTTTTAGCTGCCTGCAGAAAGCTCCACTCTGGCACCAGAAAAGCCTTTTCAGCtgtaaatttcctttttctttacaaCTATTCCATAGTTGTACAATTGTTTTACACAAGAACAACTATCAGTTCTTCATTGGACCCTACATTTTGACTATAACTTCAGTATTTACCTCAAGGATTTCCTCCGTGTTTTGACTTCCTCAGCTCCTCTAACACTACAGTACTTTGTCCTGAGTTATTTACCTGCTCAGTGAGTCTTACCTTCTAAAACACTACTATATAAactattcatttttatttttctttaaggcTAGGATGCAAAGGCAACAAAATTTCCTCAAACTGAAGTACTGTTAGAGATGTTTTTCACAGCTTGACTCTTACAGAACATACTCTTAAAGATCCATCTCCTCCATTTGAGATGTCCCTATTATACATGAAATGTACCAGTTTGCCTTGATACCATACTAAGCATTATAATCTTTGCTCAAGACATTAACAAGGGACTTGCCACCCAGTTGATCTTGATGCATGAGCTGCATTTCATGAGCTCCATTATCTTTTAAAGACACAGCCTTCGCTTACACTTATATTCTACCCTGCATTTGGGTATGTGTATTGGGGGGATGTGCAGAATTAATTAACAAAGTTCTTGTAGTTATGCACACTTCTTGAAGGATTTCGTGTTTCCAAACACAACAAACAATGTTTGTGTCTTGAAGGAGAGCCCAGTGTTGCAGGAAAGATTGGATTTTGCCATAAACATATTTGGATATAGACTTCTATAGAAGCTCATCAGAAAAAAGGATCTGAATTTTGttgattttctgcatttaaCTCTTCCACACTCATAATGCACACATATTTATAAACTTAGGTCAGGGTACTCCTCTAATATTGTACAGAGGTGATACCCATGGAAAAAGGTGCCCTGAAACTGTATTACAATGAAGAGAAGGAAGTTTGAAACATGAATCAATTTGAATAGGAAACAAAAGATCCTTCTTCAGCAACAACAGGAACATCCATTAAACCAGCCTAGAAACTTGGCACCATCACAAAGAGGCTGAGGTAACCCAGGACAACATCTCTTCCAGACTGAAAAGGATTCACAAAATCAATTAGCAGTTCATTCTTTAATTAAATGAAGATTTACACAAACAACAGAACACTTTGAAGAAGTATAGGCACATATTGCCACAGAGGGGTTTCctacagcacagaaaacagcctTCACTTCTTTATTCTCCCAGTTTGGTTTTTGTGCAGCAAAGACAAAGCCCAGAGTCCAATAAACCCCAAACATGAATTACCTGAattccttttttacttttcaaacaGAAGGAGGAAATTAGTTCTGCTAAAGATGATGAGAAAAGTCATTTTGCAAATGGTGCTGTGAAGCTGCTCAGAAGGGAATGTGCTGTAGCATAACTGGCCTATTTCAGTGCATCATCCTGTAATAACAATCTGCTTCACTGAGAGGGAGAGAGTGCTACATCCAGCAGGCACCTCAGTACATGAACATTCCAGAGAGAAGCACCCTCCCTTTGCTGGAAGGCAGCCCATTACCCAGCTTGAGCCTTTCATATTCTCATTTCAGGACAGAGATAGAACTTGCTTCATTGGCTGCAGCTATTTGCTGTTTCCAGTTATGACCCTTGTGATTAAGCCAAGCTCTGAGCCCTGAAATCCTCTTCTGAAACGGTGAACAGCTTTTGTTCAACAACATAATAGGAAACCATTTCTTGGCATCCAACCAAATGAGTATTTGAGTGTTAGCTTTTCAAAAGCTATCTCATTAATTCAAGAAAGAAACCtccttagttttgttttgttgaaatAGACATCATGTTACACTAGGCTGCAACTTCCGACAGCTGTAGGTAGAGAATACTTCCCTTCCTTGCTGCTGGAATCCACGCCCTTGAGCATTCATTTGTTTGCAACGGCAGAAAGTTGGTCCCGAATCCTTCCCAGACCTTCTAACATAGTGTCCAGGGTTTCTTTGCTCAGTTCCACAGTCAGTGCAGAAACAACGGGATTATTCCCACATAAGGCAGCATCTTCCTGAATCTTAAAACAGGAATGCAGATATTAGTtgtatgaaaaattaatttatgtgTTCTTCCAGAGCCGCtacaaaatgcagcatttaatACACAGATTAAACAGAATGGTCTGAATTTGGAATCCAGCTCCATCCTGAAGAACCATGGCATATTTTCTAAGCTGCGTACCTCGCTAATGAAGTGCACtcccactgacagagggcaAGTGAGCATCTACTGCCATGAGTACTGGGATATTTTGAAGATAGTTGTGGCAGAAAGCCACATCTGTATCAAAAGCATCTCAGCAGATACCACAGAGATACCACATTGACCCCACCCCACACACAAAAATTCGATTTTAATTCCTCCTCTGTATCCCACTCATCTGATTTTTATTGGTTGGGGAGATCCAAAACTCTGCAGAACACAAGCAGTAAGGTAGGTATACTCCCCAAATGATAGATCTGGCTAGTGAAGGAAGTTATTAGTAATCTCAAGTCATTTCCCAACTAATGAAGTCAGCTAAACATGCTGATGAGTGTTTAGAATTAAAGGATGATGGCTTCAtgatttatcttctttttttctgtagaaaacaaTGGTGACTAGGAACAAACATGGTGATTTCTCACACCCTCATGCACACACAACTTCTGTGCAAGAGTGCTTTCATCAGAAACACCATTCCCGTGCTCTGTGGCATTTCAGGTATCATCTCTGAGAAAGTCTAATGGCCCACCAGGCACGAGGCAAGCACCAGATGCCTGAATGAACTGGTTTTCCCTGGCAAGTCAGGTGTTGGACGTTGTTATTTGGGTCCTTCACAGCCACTGCCATTACCTTTAACTGCAGCAGGCAGGTAGGGACTGCCATTCTTACGATGCTGTCTGAAGAAGTCTTGATGTCCACCCTCCAGTCCATGTCCACCAGGCGAGGCAGGGAGACTGGGGGATTAAAAAATGGCTCTGTTAGGCTCAGCAGCACATGGTGATCCCACACCCTGCAACCTGGGACTACCACCATGCACAGGCCTCTCCACTTCTGGCCCTGGGAAGTGTACGAGTTTAGTTCCTACTACGTGGTTTCCCATCATTTTACTCTGGAATAAGCCAGTCTCTGAAGACCTCCTCATGACACTGGAAGGGCAGAAAGGGTTTTCCCATCATTACATGCAATGACAGTTCGGTGCTAGAAGCAGAACTGTCCCCTTCcaaagcagctgggagaaggagagcagTAAGATGTCTTCTCCCCATCTTTATGCCCTGCCTTGCTGCCTGCTACACTCAACTAGTGTTTCATTGTGAGTTGCTCTGGCACCTGCATGCTTATTGCTCTGTTCTGAAACTGGTAAGAAAGCACTCAGGAGAGCTTGTAAAATCTAGCAGTATAAAACATGTTATTTCACGTTCCCCAACCAAAACATCCTGCAGTACAGCAAATATACTGACAAACTGCAATCTTCACattccttaaaatatttcaaatatcaTCCTAATTACATGCAGCCTGGCAGAAACCATTTAACAGGTGCATTACTGACATCAATAGCTCAGAGCTGGAGACCTCTTGGGCCCACCCAAGTTGAGAAACACCAGTCTAACTTGGCTGCTAAGGAAAGAGCTGTCTCAGTATGCAATGGCAGTCTGTCTGGATTCTGCCTACTGTAAGATGCTTAGTGTCTTCCCCAGGGGTTGATTGCCAGCCTTCCTACTGACTATAGACACTCAAGTcaccttctctctgtgctttatTGCCTAACAATTCTTTTTCTGTCTGGGGAAaggctctctctccctgcccctgctgcttcCTCGCTCAGAGCTCTAGGGGGCAGTGCACAACTGGCTGCcttgctcttgcttttggaACAAATTCCTGTTCTGTCTGTTAGGGCCAGCACTTGGCAGCATTTGCAACAACACAAAATACATCTGTTAAGCCTTGTATGTTAATTTGCAAAGATTGATTGCTGATGGCTTGGGAGGGGCAGGAAACcattcacttttttattttaacacagaTCAATCTGTTGGAATGTCTGCCTTGGACCACTGCCTTGGTCCCTATGTAATGCATGTCAGATACTTCATAAATACAATACTAAGATAATCTATTATTTCCTAGCAGACAATCTCATTCCTGAGATTACTACTTACTCTGACTGGCTTGTGCTTCATTTCTCCAAGAAGAGCTGTGAAAAAGTGGAGAAAACAGTATCAACAgtgctttgagaaaaaaaaatgaggtaaGCATTTAGCATGGCTTAAGGTCACTAGCAGTAAGCAGGAGACACAGACTGCCTATGCTGCTGAGTGCCATGGAAAGGCTGGGACTGGTGAGTAATGGCAGGCAATCTGGTGACCAACCATGGGATCTTCTGGAAGGGCAGCTCATTTAAAGCCCACACCTTTCTCCCTGGTCTTATCAAAGCAATGGGCTCCAAGCACTGAGATGTGCAAGCAGAAGTGCCCTCTTCTGCCACCACCTCATGTATGCTCTATCACATACACTGCCTCTGCACCTGAGCCATGGTGACAAGTGGATGGATATCTGGATACCACCTAGATCTTCTAGAGCTGAAATCCAGCCTTCTACATTTTACCATCACCACACAGCTGTTAAGATAAAAGGGGCTTTGCATATTGGGAATGTGGCCCAAGTCCATTTCAAAAGTCATGGGAAAACTCTGTGTGCCCATGGCTGTGTTTTGCTGGCCATTTAGAGAAACAAGACTCATGCTGCCAACTATCCACGTATCAAACCACACACACAGGCCTTAACTCTCCAGCTGAAAGCAAATGGCAGGTAGACAGCACTTACATATTCTCCAAGATTATTTTAGTCAAGAGGTTTTTCAGATTTTGGTGGAAGTTTTCTGGGAAAAGACAGAGGATGTCTTCTGCCCCGGTCAAGCCGCGGTACACCACGTGCCTGGTGAGGTTGTGCAAAGCAGACACCAGCTGTCAGGAAGCAAGAGAAGGGCTGGGCTGAAAATCATTACATACAGCATAGGACGGGCCTTCTTAGCCAGCAGACACAGCTTAGGCGGCGAGACCCTCACCACCAGAGCCTTGGGCATCCAAGTACGGCCCGACAGCCTCAGCAGGAtggggctgagctcccagcGCCCTCCGGTTCGCAGCCTCAGCCCGTTCCCTTCTGCCGCGGGCGAGGGTCGCTGTTCCCGAGCACGTCTCGTTTCCCGCACCCTTCCGAGGGCCTGGGCCAGCCCCGTGCTGGCGGCGGCACAGTCCCGCTCGCTCCCTCCCGCCGGGGCACAGTCCCGCTCGCTCCCTCCCGCCGGGGCACAGTCCCGCTCGCTCCCTCCCGCCGGGGCCCGAGGTTGTGCCGCCCGGCCCTACCTGCTCCGCTTCCTCGGCGCTGACGGCGAGCCCGGGGCCGGCGCGCTGCGCCAGCGGGCCGAGCGCGGCGGGCGGGCTGGAGAAgcactcctggcacagctgccgCACAGCGTCCTTCGACGGCGCCTGGCGGGGAGCAAAGCGGGGGCGCTCAGCGGGGGCGTTCAGCCGCGGCCCGGTAGCGGCGGTCCCGGCCCCCGCGGCCCTGCCCCGCTCACCTTCAACAGGATCTGAAGCGCCGCGAAATCCCCGTCCCGCAGCGCCGCCATCTTGGCGCCGTCAGCGcggccgcgctccgcccgccgcCATCACGCGCCCGTCaccggggcggggccggggacACGGGACACGGACCGGGATCGGGACACGGACCGGGATTGGGACAGTGACACGGACCGGGACCAGGACACGGACAGTGGCTGACACACGGACAGGGaccgggacagggacagggacgcGGACAGGGGCTGGCGCACGGACATGGGCCGGGACACAGGACACGGACCGGGACGGGGAAGCCCTCGGTGTGTGGCACTGCCCCTGCCGCTCCAGTCGGGGCGTTTTCTACTCTCAGTGCAAAACTCTGCCTTAGAATTGTGCTGTAAACGCGCTGCTTCCAGCGAGGACGGGCGGTGAAGGATTTGTCATGGCACTGTGATAGCCATACGGACCATTATCTTTGCAAGCTGTGTCTTTCActttttaaaggatttaaatAAGTCATCTTTCTGAGAGAGAACGGCTTCTCTTTGCCTTGTGTGGCTTCCAGCACATCTGCATCCAGGGCATCACTAATCAATGCTCTTTCCCCGTCACTGCCTATCTCAGGTCCCCATCCTCATTTCCATATCTGTTGATTTATAAGCAGAATATTGCACAGTGAGAAATGCAAACATATAAATGCTTCTTCCATTGGGCTTCACAAACCTGGTAGGGAACAGATTTTACTCTTGTAGAGGAGCAGATACCATACTACACACTAGGATGGAACAGAAACTGAAGGGAAGGTTggtgaaatattaatttttgatTTCCAAAATGAAAGGTTTGCAGCTAGTGGGTTAAACAATAGCATCCCAGTGGGGAAAAAGCATGGGGTAGTGGTTGGAGGTTGGGGTTTAAGAGCTGGGAAACCAGGATCACATTCTCTTGACCCTGCTTCAGTCTTTAGATTAATCACAGTAGGTCAGTTTTGTCACGAGTGCCAGGGAAGGTAATGGCACTCTCTGTATAACACATAACATCGTGCAGTAGTAAGTGTGGGCATTTATTAACATCAGCTGTAAGCGTGGAGGTTGTGAAAGGATAAACAGAATGAGGCACTGTGAAAAACAACACTGTGTTACAATCTGAGAATGAATGCCTAAAGGAAACAAGGATTGTTCACAGGATATACTTGTACTTGCATCGTTGACCTCTTATAATCTGTCTGCTTTTCTTGCTCCCAAACCAATAAGGCTAAGTTTTTCTAAGAGGTAAGCAGAATTTTT
This sequence is a window from Serinus canaria isolate serCan28SL12 chromosome 5, serCan2020, whole genome shotgun sequence. Protein-coding genes within it:
- the COMMD9 gene encoding COMM domain-containing protein 9 isoform X1, encoding MAALRDGDFAALQILLKAPSKDAVRQLCQECFSSPPAALGPLAQRAGPGLAVSAEEAEQLVSALHNLTRHVVYRGLTGAEDILCLFPENFHQNLKNLLTKIILENISSWRNEAQASQISLPRLVDMDWRVDIKTSSDSIVRMAVPTCLLQLKIQEDAALCGNNPVVSALTVELSKETLDTMLEGLGRIRDQLSAVANK
- the COMMD9 gene encoding COMM domain-containing protein 9 isoform X2, which translates into the protein MAALRDGDFAALQILLKLVSALHNLTRHVVYRGLTGAEDILCLFPENFHQNLKNLLTKIILENISSWRNEAQASQISLPRLVDMDWRVDIKTSSDSIVRMAVPTCLLQLKIQEDAALCGNNPVVSALTVELSKETLDTMLEGLGRIRDQLSAVANK